The following coding sequences are from one Saprospiraceae bacterium window:
- a CDS encoding transpeptidase family protein: MSRKKEFLLRVYVVFGLFSLVALVMIGKAFYISQVEGDYWRAKAKEQLFVLMPFEAERGKILADDGSPMAISLPFFELRFDTQAPGMKDKNRDLFKESIDSLSLVLSQSLIPDRSPSEIKTWLVRERKAKNQYVLIARNVDYNTLELVKKFPLFRYGQNKGGLRTIRHNRREKPFKILANRTIGLFRDSLSIGLENSFNEILKGEEGERLMKKIGDHQYLPVDEVSEIEAKKGKDIVTTLNIGIQEVAQEALAEAMLTHNADKACAVVMDVKTGAICAIANLGRSESGELVENYNYAVGYSSEPGSTLKTASTLAMLEEGAVNLKTPVSLGNGITYFYNKEMKDSHTPNISAADLYYAFIESSNVGISKLAWSSFGNSPSKFAAYYEKFGLTQKTGIEIGGEPFPVIKNPIKNKNTWYGTTIPWMSVGYELQLTPLQILTFYNAIANNGRMMKPFLVKTILDNDEEVKRFSPTVMKDSIFSESALNQIHELLKGVVQEGTATLLKNDYYSVAGKTGTAVTNYFVKDDLHKDYQASFCGYFPAENPKYSCIVVVYNPTQGGYYGGQAAAPVFKKIADHCMRTHMEPVTAINQQPRPLLASELLPVGNYGHRSDFKEIFQHIGVPFKQETKGEWIRTIADHSGVFIVPVQNIKNLIPDVRGMGLRDAMFLLDDYGIKAIPVGRGKIVRQSKDPGSIISNENLILYLE, translated from the coding sequence ATGAGTAGAAAAAAGGAATTCTTATTACGCGTTTATGTGGTGTTTGGACTTTTTAGTCTGGTTGCACTTGTGATGATAGGAAAGGCCTTCTATATCAGCCAGGTCGAAGGAGATTACTGGCGTGCAAAAGCCAAAGAACAACTTTTTGTGCTGATGCCTTTTGAAGCTGAGCGAGGAAAAATTCTCGCTGATGATGGAAGTCCAATGGCGATTTCACTACCGTTCTTTGAATTGCGATTTGATACTCAAGCTCCTGGAATGAAAGACAAAAACAGAGATCTGTTTAAAGAGAGTATAGACTCTTTGTCTTTGGTTTTGTCACAGAGCTTAATTCCTGATAGATCACCATCAGAAATTAAAACCTGGTTGGTAAGAGAGCGTAAGGCAAAAAATCAATATGTTTTAATCGCTCGAAATGTAGATTACAATACATTAGAACTCGTTAAAAAATTTCCATTATTCAGGTATGGTCAAAACAAAGGTGGTCTTAGGACAATAAGGCACAACCGTCGGGAGAAACCTTTTAAGATTTTGGCAAACCGGACTATAGGATTATTCAGAGACAGTCTGTCCATTGGATTAGAAAATTCATTTAACGAAATACTTAAAGGTGAAGAGGGAGAACGATTGATGAAAAAAATCGGAGATCATCAATATCTTCCGGTAGATGAAGTTTCAGAAATTGAAGCCAAGAAAGGCAAAGATATTGTCACGACACTTAATATTGGAATTCAGGAAGTGGCGCAGGAAGCTCTTGCAGAGGCGATGCTCACTCACAACGCAGATAAGGCATGCGCTGTAGTGATGGACGTGAAAACAGGAGCGATTTGTGCGATTGCGAATTTGGGTAGAAGCGAAAGTGGGGAATTGGTGGAGAATTATAATTACGCGGTAGGATATTCTTCAGAACCTGGATCTACTCTCAAAACTGCTTCGACACTTGCTATGTTGGAGGAAGGCGCTGTGAATCTAAAAACGCCTGTATCTCTTGGCAACGGAATTACTTATTTTTATAATAAGGAAATGAAAGATTCGCATACGCCAAATATTTCTGCTGCGGATTTATATTATGCATTTATTGAATCATCCAATGTAGGGATTTCAAAGTTAGCATGGAGTTCGTTTGGCAATAGCCCTTCAAAGTTTGCAGCTTATTACGAAAAGTTTGGATTAACACAAAAAACAGGAATTGAGATTGGTGGCGAACCATTTCCGGTAATTAAAAATCCAATAAAAAATAAAAATACTTGGTATGGTACTACCATACCTTGGATGTCGGTGGGATATGAATTACAGTTAACACCGTTGCAAATATTGACATTTTACAATGCCATTGCAAACAATGGACGTATGATGAAACCGTTTTTGGTGAAAACAATATTGGATAACGACGAAGAAGTGAAACGTTTTTCTCCGACGGTAATGAAAGATTCAATTTTTTCAGAGTCTGCACTTAATCAAATACATGAATTACTCAAAGGAGTCGTTCAGGAAGGTACTGCCACCTTATTGAAAAATGATTATTACAGCGTAGCTGGTAAAACAGGCACTGCAGTAACAAATTATTTTGTTAAAGATGATCTCCATAAAGATTATCAGGCTTCTTTCTGTGGATATTTTCCTGCAGAGAATCCAAAATACAGTTGCATTGTGGTAGTGTACAATCCCACACAAGGTGGATATTATGGTGGACAAGCAGCTGCACCGGTTTTTAAGAAAATTGCTGACCATTGTATGCGTACGCATATGGAGCCGGTTACAGCAATTAATCAACAGCCTCGGCCATTGCTTGCCTCTGAGTTGTTGCCGGTTGGAAATTATGGACATCGATCTGATTTTAAGGAAATTTTTCAACATATCGGCGTTCCTTTCAAACAGGAGACCAAAGGTGAATGGATTCGTACAATTGCAGATCACAGCGGC